AGCTTATGGTGCTCGATTACCACGGACAGATTATTGATTTGGATGGCGCCGAGAACATGAAAATTTACGATGAGGTAAATAATATCTGGGTGCCTTGCCCGGCTAACTTAAAAAGCTCGCGGATATTAAAAGTTTTTGGCCTGGATATTCCGGTTGTTAATCCGCGTGATCTTGCCGATTATAAAAAGCTATTGATCGCCGAAGGTCATGAGCACCACGTCGGAGATGTAGAGGCAGTGGAAAAATATTTATCAATAAATTGAAATATGGAGGAGCTGAAAACAGAGGTAGAAAAAATAAAAGACAGAAACGCGAGGGTTGAGGCGGACAAAGCCTGGGAGACAAGCTGGACCCGCCGTATGCTTGTTGCCTTCCTGACCTATCTGGTTATCGTGATATTTTTTCTAACGGTTAAGGTGCCGAGGCCTTTTATAAACGCAATTGTTCCGACTTTAGGCTTCGTGCTTTCCACTTTATCCATATCGTATGTAAAAAAACTTTGGCTGAAAAAGTATTATAAAAATTCATAAAATAAAAATGGACGCGATAAAACTTATAAAACCCGATTTAAAAAAAGGCTTGCCGCTAATGGAAGCGCTAAATTTAAGGCGTACCATCCGGGATTTAAAGCCCGATGAATTGTCTTTGGAGCATTTGTCTGAAATCCTTTGGGCGGCTAACGGAGTAAACAGGGAAGACGGCAAACGCACCGCTCCGTCGGCCTGCAATAAGCAAATGACCGAAGTGTACGCTATATTGCCGGACGGTATTTATTTTTACGATGCTCCGGCGCATGAATTAAAACCGGTTGCCAAAGGGGATTTTAGGAAATTAACCGCCGTCCATGAATTCGCTTTTAGCGCTCCACTAAATTTAATTTTTGCCGCTGATTTTGATAAGATGGAAAAGATGCCCCGCCAGGAGCCGGAAGAAAATAAAATATCGTACGCCCGCGTTGAAGCCGGGCACCAGTCAGAAAACGTTCATTTGTATTGCGCTTCCGAAGGGTTGGGCGCGGCTGTCAGGATCATAATTCCGAGGGAAGAACTCGCGAAAGTTATGGGTTTAAAGCCAAACCAAAAAATTATTTTAGCCCAGACAATCGGCTATCCTAAATTATCGGATGTTCAA
The Patescibacteria group bacterium genome window above contains:
- a CDS encoding SagB/ThcOx family dehydrogenase, which gives rise to MDAIKLIKPDLKKGLPLMEALNLRRTIRDLKPDELSLEHLSEILWAANGVNREDGKRTAPSACNKQMTEVYAILPDGIYFYDAPAHELKPVAKGDFRKLTAVHEFAFSAPLNLIFAADFDKMEKMPRQEPEENKISYARVEAGHQSENVHLYCASEGLGAAVRIIIPREELAKVMGLKPNQKIILAQTIGYPKLSDVQPK